GTTGATGACTGGTGCATAGTCGATCCAGAGGGTGGAGATGTTGTCGTATAGTTCCTTGGGACTATAATCAGTCACCCAAAGGCAGGTTAGTTTTTCCTGGAGGTTCAAATAGGCGATTTGGCTTCCGGTACGATATCCCCAGTCGAGAAAAGCAAAGGAGCCTTGGCGGTGGATGTGGCTGTCGAAGGAGAAAAAGGCACCAAGACCGGAATTGTGGGGCTGGCTATCCTGTAGAATCTGGGCCGCTTTGGCGATGCTATCGAAGGTGGTCATACCTTCGCTGACCCAATCCATGCCGTACACCCGTTGAAACCGGTTGTTCCATACTAGATTGAACGAGTCGAAGTGTCCGTAGGCAAAGGCGTTGTAGACCATGGCATCTAGGGAGGAAGCCTGGGGTGGGGTGTAACTGGACTCGCCGCGGTAAGGGACCCTCTGCCAATAGGTCACCGACCGAAAGACTTGATCCAGGGGACTGTTAGCTGCTCCAAAGGCAAAACCAGTCTGTGGATCTAGTTCCCGGCTAATCTTTTCAAAGACGCCGGTTCCCAACAGAGCGTAAATATATAGGGGTCGAGTAGGGTCCAGGACCCGTACTACCTGGGCCTGGGCTAGTACATGGTCTACCACCAATTCCTGTTTAAACCGAAGAAAATCCAGCCACAAGGGATCGTCGTTATAGGTGATGTCCCACCGGGGTTTGGGCGGGGAGAATTCCTCCCAGGTGCTATGGTTCGTATTGTACTTGGCGTTTGCGATGGAGATTTCACCATGGAGTTCTTCCAGGTAGGCTTGGAAAGCTTCTTGGGCGAAGGGAGAGTAATCGTAGAGGGTTCCCCGTGTGGCGTTGTCCGAAAGAATACTCTCAATTCCACCGGGAAGCAGGACCCAACCTAGGACCCGGGGATCTCCCTTGAAGTATTGGACAAGACTTGTTAAGGCCTTTAGGGCTGACTCCCGGTACAGAGTGCTGGCGGGGCTGGGTGGGAAAAAATAGGCCCCTTCAGCAGCTCCTTCCCCCGCAGAAGTGCGGGGTGATCCATCCTGGTCCAATTGACCCTGGTCCCACAGCCATAGCGGCAGTTGATCCATGGCGGGGTAGAAGCCTAGGAAGGCTTTGGTTCCCAGTTTTTCGATGTAATCCAGTCGTTCTTCTAGGTAGTCGAACTGGTATACCCCCGGGAGGGGCTCAAAATCCTTCCAACTAATGAGGATCTCCGGGGTGTGACCGGCGGCCACCACGGTCTGGGCCCAGGTTGCAAAATTGTCCCAGTCGTGGCGATCGAAGGCGGTGATGTTACTGTGAGTGGAGACTACATCAGAAAGGGGGATCGCGGCAACCGGTGGATCGGGCAGTTCTTCCCTAATCCCTACCAGTGTTACAAAGGAATCCAGCAGCAGATCTCCCCGGAACAGTTGCCAGGTGATTTCAAAGTAGGTGCCGGGAAAATCCAGGGCCAGCTCCACCAAACCAGTGCGGATATCTACCTCTTCTTCATGGAGGAGATCGAAATCGTGGTTTTCTACTTTAAGGAGTAACCTTTGATCCGGGGCGGGGGCTACATCGAAGGGGATTTCTACCCACCGCCGATGGGACACCACCTGCCTGGGTGCGGCGAAGAAGCGGCCACCCTGGAGGACCGGGTTTCCTGTGTTCCAGCCATGGGCAGCTTCGATACCGGCGATCTGGTCTAGGATGTACCGGTGGGTATACAATAGACGGCCCGATTCATGCCGGATGTATATGTACACATAATAGGTTCCCCGGGGCAGCACCGGCAGCTCCAGGTGTTCCAAGGACATGGAGATGTTGTAGTCGAGGGGAAACAGGTTCCAAACGGCATCCCTTTGGAGGTCTGTGGGTACGATTTCCACATAGATCTCGTAAGAAGCCCGCCGGTTCCAGACCCCTGGTACGTTCATGATCTCATTCCAGGTGAAATAGGGCGATTGTCCTTGCCCCGTCCGGAGGAAGTTCTGTCCCGTAAAGACCAGCCTTCCCCGAATGCTCTGATCCAAATCCCGCAACTGCCATTTGAGCTCGGTGGCAAAAACGCTGCCGGAAAACATAAGGAGGAGAATCAGGATTATCCATAGGGCCTTCAACGGTTTCACTCCCTTAATAGTTGAATCTATTCCAGACGGAAAGGTAGGTGCTGGATCAACCGGGTTTGGAACACATGGGTTTGGGGTTTCTTCGGCGCCGGATTGTCCAGGACCAACTCCATACAAGCATTGGCTATGGCCTGGGCGTTTTGGATGCCGCAAAGGAGCGGCACCCCAAAATGTTGGACCAAAGAAACGTCGTCAAAAGTGGCCAAGGCAATGTCCTTAAGGCGACCTCGGGTGGAGAGGATCGCCAGCACCCGCTTGCAAACCCCCTCGTTCACACAGAAGATGCCATCGAGGGGTTGGCGTTGGAGTCTATCCAAGAGCCATCGTTCCAAGCACTCCGGTTCACTGATGCTTTCCGGAGCGATGAGCTCATCGTCCACCGGAATTCCCCGGGCGGTTAGTGCGTCGAGATAACCCTGCAGCCGGAGTTCCACCGAGGAGACTGCCTCCCTGTGCATGAAGGCGATGTGCCGCACGCCCTGATTCAGGAGGGACTCCACCAGCTGTCTAGCTCCCTGGTAGTGATCCGTGGTGACCACCGTAGCGGGAAACCCCTGGGGGTGGCAATCGAGGAAAACTAGGGGGATGCCACTGTTGATCACCTGTTGATAATAGGGGATGTTTTGCTCACAGTGCTTCACCGGCCGGATGATGATTCCGTCCACCCGGCGTTTCATGAGTAATTGCAGGTTTTCCGCCTCGGTGAAGGCGCTGTCGGAGGAGGTGCATATATAGGCCGCATAGCCGTGTTCCATGGCACTCCTTTGAATCAGCGCAAAGATCTGGGGGAAAACGTGCCCGCCGATGGTGGAAGGCACAACGATGCCAATGGTTCTGGTGGTGGAGGAGTGTAGTGCTTGGGCCACGTGATTGGTGACGTAGCCCAGCTCCTGGGCCACCTGAAGTACTTGCCGTGCTGTTTCCGCCTTCACCAGTGGTGAACCCCGCAGGGCCCGGGACACGGTGGCCGTGGACAAATTCAGCCGAGCGGCAATGTCGGAAATTGTTGGTCGTTTACAATTGTTACGATCCATGTCTACTCCTGTTTATATCAATAGTTAGTTTACGAATGTTACTAAGCAGTAATTCTCCAGTAGAGAATGAAAATCCTGCAAATCATAGATCATTTCTTCAGAGCCTGACATCGGTTTTGCAATGGGATAGGAAAGGTCCCACCTTTAGATGAGGTAACGAGTATCATCCCCTTGGGGGGATAGTGCAAGACCTGCCCTTTCCAGAAGGTGCATACCGCAAAGTTGGCGAATAGGTGAGGTGAGAATGAAAAGCTGAAGGGATCGTGTCCATGTCTAAACTGCCGAAGCGACGGGGTGGTATGCCCTATGATTCGTTAATCCCCTTTGTTATCGATCGGGCCCAACGGGACAGTCTGGTCATGGAACCCCATTGCCATGATTCCCTGGAGATCTTCTACGTCTATTCCGGTAAGGTGTCCTATTTTATCTCGGAACGGTGCTATGAGATTGGTTCCGGGGAAGTGGTGGTCATGAACCCCAAGGACATCCACTGGATTAATCCGGAGCGGACAGAGTACCATGATCGCTTGATTGTTTTGTTCTCCATTGACCTTATCAGTGGCCTTGACGATATGCAGTATCGACGGTTGCTTTCTCCCTTTTACGATCGACCCAAAACCTTCTTTCATCTGCGGAAGCTGGGTGCTTATCGGGAGGCCTTTGAGAAGACCTGTGATCTACTTATGTTTGCTTACCAACATGAAGATGAGCACCGGCCTTTGCGGATCCAAGCCCTGATGGTCCATCTGTTGACTTTGCTTTATGAATGTTACCGGGCTGAGGGCCCCCGCGCCCACGCTTTCAGTGATTGTGTGGCCCAGGCTATTCGCTTGGTGAATGAGAATTATTGCTACGAGGTGGGCCTGACCGATGCGGCCAAAGCCCTGCATATCAGTAAGTATCACTTGTCCCGGACCTTCCGGGCGGAGACTGGGATAAACTTCAGTGACTACCTGATTTACCGCCGGATGCAGGTGGCCAAGCAGCTGTTGGCTGACGAGGAAAGCACCATCGCCGATGTGGCCCGGGCGGTGGGCCTTACACCTACCTATTTCAGTCGCCTCTTCCGGCGGGTGGTGCACATGAGTCCTAGCCAGTACCGCAACAAAGTGCAAAAGGAAGGCAATATATTCATTGATGCTACCCTGGAAAATCGATAAAATAGTCACAAAGAGAGGATTTGGGTTATCGGAATTTGCTGTTTTCCGGCGCCCTGTCCTTGCCTGGTGTTGCTGCTTGAAGATGTTTTCAAAAACAATGAGGGAAAGGAGTTGAAGAGATAGGCGAGGCGTCTGTTTCGGAAACTTGCCTACAACACATGAAAAGACTGATAACTCTACTTGTGTCGTTGCTTATCCTAGGACTAATGGGTTGCATCTGCATAGAGGCGGTTTCCCTTGTTCCCAATGGTAGCTTTGAACAGCTGGATGACCAAGGATGGCCCGTAGACTTCGGTAGTCAGGTTTTTGCCGGGAACATCAAGTACGCGGTGGACAACCAGGTGAGTCGGACCGGCAACAACTCGGTGGTGATCGAGAGCGATACTACAGGGCGAGGTCGGGTAGACACGTATGTGAACGTAACCGAGGGATCTGTTTACCAGATTACTGTTTGGTACCGTACTGAAGCCACCGTTAAAGCCGATACCATCAGAGTCCGACTGCTGTCTTTCCCGGGGAAGGCCTTCAAAGAAGAGCACGCAATCGAATCACCTAACGGAAAGCTGGATTTCTCCGATGGTAACCTGATGATTACCGCCTATGAGAATGCGGTGGGTGAGTGGAAGCCAATCACGCTTACTTTCCAAGTTCCATCGGGTGTAAACCGGATTCAAATTGAGCTTTTCAATTGGCGGGCCGAAGGAAAGATCTGGTTCGATGATCTTTCCATGGTGGAAATCGTGGAATAAACCTAGAGGAAGAAACAAGGGAGGTTCTGGCCGAGGGGCCTGCCTCCCTCTTTTTGTCCCCGGAAAGACTGTGATAACAATGGGGGTAAGTGATCATGCGAAAACCTTTGCATCTTTCGATTTTTCTCGCCCTGTGCCTGATTGTCCTGTGGTGGCCCGTTATTTGTTCTGGCTCCGCAGCCCTTGATTTTCCCCTTACTTCTCCCTTTAGTGCCCGGTGGCATGGGGAAGAGACCACTGGGGGATTTACTCAGTTGCTGATAGAGGAGGATACCCAGGCTTTGCTGATCGGCAAGGCCGCGGATGCTCCCAATGGCATGCAGTCAGCCTTCCTGGTCTTCGACGTGCCCATTGTGGAGGAACGGCTGGTGGTGGAGTATCGGTTCAAGACCGATTGTCCCCAGGGCTATTTTGCTCTTCCTTACATCTACGACACCAACAACCGGGCCTCCCTCACTGCAGGCTATAACCTGGATGGTTTCTTTCAGGTGCATGACTCCGGAAACCGTCTCCAGCTCTTCCAGCCGGAAGTGGGAGTCTGGCACCACTTTAAAGTGATCCTGGATTTCACCACCCGCACCTATGATCTTTACGTAGACGGGGAACTAATCCGGAAGGACCTGCGGTTCAGACATAACGATTCCCGGAACGTGGCCAAGATCAGCTTTTACCTGGATGGCAATAACACTGGTCAGTTCCTAATTTCCCATGTGGTTGTAAAACCCTTCGTTCAGGAGCAGGTCCAGAGTGCTATCGATGGGGCTTTTGCCGAAGCCAATCTGCGTTATCTACCTTACCGTAGGGTTTTTCAGGTACAAACGGGGGATCCCACTTTGGAAAAACAATCCGTCGTCCTTGGGGAAGAGATCTTGACCCTGTTGGCAAAGGAAGGGGCCCAGCTGGAAATCCAGGCCGGGGAAGTGCTGATGCGCTGGCCGGCCGAAGTCTTTGCCGGCCTGGATATCCATCAAGGGCAGGAAGTGGTGATTGAATTTTGCCAGGAGGAGGTGCAGGGGATTCCCGAGGATAGCGGGGCCTTGCGGTTCCTCAGCTCACCCCTAAGGCTTGGGCTCTTGGTGGTAGATGGGGAAGAGAAAAGAGAGGTTAAAGAACTGAGTGTACCCATCGAAGTCGTCTGCACCGGTGAGACTAATCTGGCTGCAGGTGCGTATTTGTTTACTGAGTCGGAAGGATGGAAGTTTGTAGACGGAGTCATCGCCTATGAGGGTGGCTTCATGAGGTACCGCACGGGCCTGTTGGGTACCCTCGGCGTGGCCACTGTGCAGACGGTCTATCAAGATTTGGAAGGGGAAGAATCCATTAAGGCCACAGTGGATATCCTGGCCAGCAGACAAATCTGGCTTGCTGCCGGGGATTATTTCGAACCCGATCGTCCGATGACCAGGGGTGAGTTTGTAGCGGCTTTGCAGCAGGCGGTGAACTCGCCAGGCTTCGAGAACTTGTTTGGGACCGATTCTCAGGAAGGGGATCAAAACGTCATTTCCCGGCAGGAGGCTGCATACCTGCTCCTGCAGGCCTATGAATTTCTCACCGACCGCCGGATCGGTGACCTGGTGAAGTTTGTGATGGTTAATCCCCAGGATCTTTCCCAAGTGGAGCCCCAGTGGCGGGATGCGGTCTCTGCGGCCACATTCTTGGAGATTGTAGAGCTTTCGGACCGCCGATTCTTACCCAAGGAGCCCGTTACCCGGGCAGAGGGAGCCAAGATGTTCCTCGCACTCCTTGAGGCAAGCCGCCAAATTCAAAGGGTAGGGGAGGAGTTTTCATACTTTACCTTGGTAAGCCATCCTTTGCTCTATGAGGCCTACTACAAATCGCCGAACCTGAATGTGGGCATTACCGCAAGTGGTGCCTATGGGGTGAATGTTGCCTATGACCAGGGGCAGAGCACCCGGTGGTATATTGAAGAACAACGGGTGGGGTATAGTCTCATCCAGGCCGGAGTGTTCCGGAAAATCGAACTGGGCAATGATCTGGGAGCCATCGATCTGGGTTGGCGGGCCTTCCAGTGGGGCTTTGAACAGCAGGCGGCCGATGGCAGTTTCCCAGGAACCGGGGACGCCTATCACAGTACCTCCTTTTTCCTGGACGCGGTGGCACGGGCCTTGCTGCTCCAACGCCAAAGCACGGATCCAGCCTATCTAATCACGATCCTGCGGTATTTGCCCAAGTTGTACGGGGGAGCTAAGTACCTGGCCATGCCTAGTGAGCTTGGGGCCTACCGGGCGACCGGCGCCTTGGATCGGTTCACCCATCGGTACTTCTTCTTGGCTACAGTCTTTGGTTTCACCGCGGAGCTGACCAATGATGCGGAATTGGCTAGCCTTGCGGAGGAGCTGGCTTGGGAAGGAATCTCCAAACAGACCGCCGAGGGAGTCTTGCCCGAACGGGGTGGCTATGATTTTGGCTACCAGGCGGTGGCCATCGAAGCTGCCTGCCGGTATTACACCGTCTGCCGGGATCCCCATCTGCGGGCGGCCCTCAGGGATATGCTCTGGAAGGCCATGAATTACCAGCTGACCAAGTTAGATGGGAAGGGCAATGTGGATTTCAGTGACAGTACCCGTATCGGCCAGGAAGTGACTAGGGAAGGCGAGGCGAAGACGGCCTCGGAGCGCTCGGCTTACTATGGGCTTACCTTCTTGTCCCAGATCCTCGACCGGGTGGAGTATCGCAAGATCGCGGAACAAATCGGGGTGAGGCAAGGGTATATCACCCTCAAGTGGTGGGCGGAACAGAACAATATCAGCCTGTTTTGATCGTGTGTGCCGTTGGTCACAGTTGGGAGGAAGGATCTAGTTGTCACTGTTGCAGTTGCTCAATGCTCCGCTGCTTTTAGAAGCGTATTACAAACCCCTTCGGATCCGCACAAATTGCGCTCCCAGCGGAGCCTACGGTTACAATATTGCCTATGAACAAGGGAAGA
The sequence above is drawn from the Bacillota bacterium genome and encodes:
- a CDS encoding LacI family transcriptional regulator, translated to MDRNNCKRPTISDIAARLNLSTATVSRALRGSPLVKAETARQVLQVAQELGYVTNHVAQALHSSTTRTIGIVVPSTIGGHVFPQIFALIQRSAMEHGYAAYICTSSDSAFTEAENLQLLMKRRVDGIIIRPVKHCEQNIPYYQQVINSGIPLVFLDCHPQGFPATVVTTDHYQGARQLVESLLNQGVRHIAFMHREAVSSVELRLQGYLDALTARGIPVDDELIAPESISEPECLERWLLDRLQRQPLDGIFCVNEGVCKRVLAILSTRGRLKDIALATFDDVSLVQHFGVPLLCGIQNAQAIANACMELVLDNPAPKKPQTHVFQTRLIQHLPFRLE
- a CDS encoding AraC family transcriptional regulator, coding for MSKLPKRRGGMPYDSLIPFVIDRAQRDSLVMEPHCHDSLEIFYVYSGKVSYFISERCYEIGSGEVVVMNPKDIHWINPERTEYHDRLIVLFSIDLISGLDDMQYRRLLSPFYDRPKTFFHLRKLGAYREAFEKTCDLLMFAYQHEDEHRPLRIQALMVHLLTLLYECYRAEGPRAHAFSDCVAQAIRLVNENYCYEVGLTDAAKALHISKYHLSRTFRAETGINFSDYLIYRRMQVAKQLLADEESTIADVARAVGLTPTYFSRLFRRVVHMSPSQYRNKVQKEGNIFIDATLENR